One genomic region from Biomphalaria glabrata chromosome 7, xgBioGlab47.1, whole genome shotgun sequence encodes:
- the LOC106070126 gene encoding aurora kinase C-like has protein sequence MEATSYILKPNIVSMTGNSSASKLPLRVPRDKENNSATIDVATCNRDTKEPSTTQRTETSVSAKEEKRGDSDVKGSMNVKWSLNDFDIGRPLGKGKFGNVYLAREKKSKYIVALKMMFKQQLQKAGVEHQLRREIEIQTHLRHPNILKLYGYFYDSTRIYLILEYAPKGELYKVLQANTKFDDARTAQYVAQLANALIYCHGKKVIHRDIKPENLLLGLKGELKIADFGWSVHAPSSRRHTMCGTLDYLPPEMVEGKCHNESVDIWSLGVLCYEFLVGKPPFETESHEETYKKICKVDYKFPDYVSEGARDLISKLLRHDPKARLPLEEVLQHPWVVKYKDELIVTDKH, from the exons ATGGAAGCCACATCCTATATTCTGAAACCAAACATTGTCTCTATGACTGGTAACTCATCTGCTTCCAAACTACCTCTACGGGTCCCtagagataaagaaaataactcaGCCACAATAGATGTGGCAACTTGTAACAGGGATACAAAAGAGCCTTCCACAACACAGAGGACAGAAACATCTGTTTCAGCGAAGGAGGAGAAAAGAGGAGATAGTGATGTTAAAGGCTCAATGAATGT GAAATGGTCCTTGAATGATTTTGACATTGGAAGACCATTAGGGAAAGGGAAGTTTGGGAATGTTTACCTTGCaagggagaaaaaaagcaaatatataGTTGCTCTAAAG ATGATGTTCAAGCAACAGTTACAGAAAGCTGGAGTGGAACATCAACTTAGGAGAGAAATAGAAATCCAAACTCATCTAAG ACATCCCAACATACTCAAGCTGTATGGTTATTTCTATGATAGCACAAGGATATATCTGATTCTAGAATATGCGCCTAAAGGTGAACTGTATAAAGTGTTGCAAGCAAACACAAAATTTGATGATGCTAGAACAGCACAA TATGTAGCCCAACTGGCCAATGCTTTAATTTACTGCCATGGTAAGAAGGTCATTCACAGAGACATAAAGCCTGAAAATCTTTTACTGGGTTTGAAAGGAGAATTGAAAATTGCAGACTTTGGATGGTCTGTCCATGCACCATCATCTAG GCGCCACACTATGTGTGGCACATTAGACTACCTGCCTCCTGAGATGGTTGAAGGCAAGTGCCACAATGAGTCGGTAGATATTTGGAGCCTTGGTGTGCTTTGCTATGAGTTTCTGGTTGGCAAACCTCCttttgaaacagaaagccatgaGGAAACCTACAAAAAAATCTGTAAAGTTGACTACAAATTTCCTGACTATGTTTCTGAAGGAGCTAGAGATCTCATTTCTAAg
- the LOC106074936 gene encoding ras-related protein Rab-2: MSYAYLFKYIIIGDTGVGKSCLLLQFTDKRFQPVHDLTIGVEFGARMITIDGKQIKLQIWDTAGQESFRSITRSYYRGAAGALLVYDITRRDTFNHLTTWLEDARQHSNSNMVIMLIGNKSDLEARREVKKEEGEAFAREHGLIFMETSAKTAANVEEAFINTAKEIYQKIQDGVFDINNEANGIKIGPQHSPASQSLNVGGSGGNQGGNCC; this comes from the exons atgtctTACGCATATTTGttcaaatatataataattggCGACACTG GTGTTGGTAAATCTTGTCTACTGCTACAGTTCACAGACAAAAGATTTCAACCTGTTCATGACCTGACTATAG GTGTTGAGTTTGGAGCCCGTATGATAACTATTGATGGCAAGCAGATAAAGCTTCAAATATGGGATACA GCTGGGCAAGAATCCTTCAGATCAATCACCAGGTCCTACTACAGAGGTGCTGCAGGAGCATTATTAGTTTATGACATAACCAG ACGTGACACATTCAATCACCTGACCACCTGGTTGGAAGATGCCAGACAGCACTCTAACTCCAACATGGTTATCATGCTTATCGGCAATAAGAG TGATCTGGAAGCTAGGAGAGAGGTCAAGAAGGAAGAAGGCGAAGCCTTTGCTAGAGAACATGGCTTGATATTTATGGAAACTTCTGCAAAAACAGCGGCCAATGTTGAAGAG gCTTTTATTAACACAGCCAAAGAAATTTATCAAAAGATTCAAGATGGAGTGTTTGACATAAATAATGAA GCAAACGGAATCAAGATAGGACCACAGCACTCACCAGCCAGCCAGAGCTTGAATGtgggaggtagtggaggtaatCAAGGAGGCAACTGTTGCTGA